The proteins below are encoded in one region of Apium graveolens cultivar Ventura chromosome 4, ASM990537v1, whole genome shotgun sequence:
- the LOC141721176 gene encoding transcription initiation factor TFIID subunit 10-like, with product MNQRQQLEENRHNDDAALSNFLASLMNYTPTIPDELAEHYLAKSGFQCPDVRLVRLAAVATQKFIADVATDALQHCKARQAAVVKDKRDKLQKDKRLTLAMEDLSKALQEYGVNVKHQEYFADSPSAGLDAASRDE from the coding sequence ATGAACCAGAGGCAACAGTTGGAAGAAAACAGACACAATGACGATGCAGCACTTTCCAATTTCTTGGCGTCGTTGATGAATTACACACCCACTATACCCGATGAATTGGCTGAGCACTATCTGGCCAAAAGTGGGTTCCAGTGTCCAGATGTACGACTAGTTAGGTTGGCAGCTGTAGCTACACAGAAGTTCATTGCAGATGTTGCCACTGATGCTCTTCAGCACTGTAAAGCAAGACAGGCTGCAGTGGTCAAGGATAAAAGAGACAAGCTTCAAAAGGATAAACGTCTGACCTTGGCCATGGAGGACCTTTCAAAAGCGCTGCAAGAGTATGGTGTGAATGTTAAGCATCAGGAGTACTTTGCTGATAGTCCCTCAGCTGGGTTAGATGCTGCCTCAAGAGACGAATGA